In Candidatus Bathyarchaeia archaeon, one genomic interval encodes:
- the lysA gene encoding diaminopimelate decarboxylase — protein sequence MLYIDGVSATELADNFDTPLYVLIENRIRENFRELKNALLKYYNKIRIYYSAKANTSLAVLKILNNEGAHLDAVSPGEVFLALKAGFKPEKILFTGTSVRDDEIKFLIDSWVIINIDSLSQLRRLLKVNVPEVLSFRVNPEIGAGHHEHVITAGRNSKFGIWEADILEAYRMALNAGVKRFGIHMHIGSGILNVEPFLLAAEKLLKIAGQICRSLNITFEFIDFGGGLGVPYRPGEKPLDVEMFADKMLYLFKSKVKEYDLGEPFFCVEPGRYIVCDAGILLTRVNTIKVTPFKKFVGVDAGFNILIRPAMYGAYHHVIVANKISEDGKEVYDVAGPLCESGDILARDRLLPEVHEGDLLAILNAGAYGFVMSSQYNSRPRCAEVLVKDGKYTIIRERESLEDLLKGQRIPEWLK from the coding sequence ATACTCTACATAGACGGCGTATCAGCTACAGAACTTGCAGATAATTTCGATACTCCACTGTATGTACTGATCGAAAATCGTATACGTGAGAATTTCCGAGAACTAAAAAACGCGCTACTCAAGTATTACAATAAAATTAGAATTTATTACTCCGCTAAAGCTAACACCAGCTTGGCTGTTCTAAAGATTCTTAATAATGAAGGCGCTCACTTGGATGCTGTAAGCCCCGGAGAAGTCTTTTTAGCGCTTAAAGCCGGCTTTAAACCGGAGAAGATTCTCTTCACGGGAACAAGCGTTAGGGACGACGAGATTAAGTTTCTCATAGATTCGTGGGTTATAATTAACATCGACTCCTTATCTCAATTAAGGAGACTTCTTAAGGTTAATGTTCCGGAAGTATTATCCTTTAGGGTTAACCCGGAAATCGGAGCTGGGCATCATGAGCATGTAATTACAGCTGGTAGAAACTCAAAATTCGGCATCTGGGAAGCAGATATCCTTGAAGCATATAGGATGGCACTTAATGCGGGTGTAAAACGCTTCGGCATACATATGCATATAGGATCCGGAATACTAAACGTTGAACCATTCTTATTAGCCGCTGAGAAACTGCTGAAGATAGCTGGTCAAATTTGTAGGAGCCTCAATATAACATTTGAATTCATAGATTTCGGCGGCGGGTTAGGTGTACCATATAGGCCTGGAGAAAAACCTTTGGATGTAGAAATGTTTGCGGATAAGATGCTTTACCTATTTAAGAGCAAGGTTAAGGAATACGATCTTGGAGAACCATTCTTTTGTGTTGAGCCGGGCCGTTACATAGTTTGTGATGCAGGCATACTTCTAACTAGGGTTAACACGATTAAAGTCACACCATTTAAGAAGTTTGTTGGGGTTGACGCTGGATTCAACATACTGATTAGGCCGGCCATGTATGGCGCATATCATCATGTGATCGTCGCAAATAAGATCAGTGAAGACGGAAAGGAAGTTTATGATGTAGCTGGGCCTCTCTGCGAATCCGGCGATATATTAGCTAGAGATAGACTTCTCCCAGAAGTTCATGAGGGGGATTTGCTTGCGATATTAAACGCTGGAGCATATGGTTTCGTGATGAGTTCGCAGTATAATTCTAGGCCAAGGTGCGCTGAAGTTTTAGTTAAAGATGGAAAATATACCATAATAAGGGAAAGAGAGAGCCTTGAAGATTTGCTAAAGGGACAGCGGATACCTGAGTGGCTAAAATAA
- a CDS encoding neutral/alkaline non-lysosomal ceramidase N-terminal domain-containing protein has translation MLEAGASKVRITPPIGVPMDGYASRDKPSQGVHDHLYARCLTISNGEHNLALVSMDLLYATRNLTEKVREVISKEISFPKESVVVTAVHNHSGPSIVGFHTASQYLFLEEYLNLLPGLVSSGVIRAFNSRRKAKAGYGKGEVKGWTINRRRPITGTRDEHLAALRFEDYEGRLISALVNYTCHAVVLGANNFMISGDYPGYVSRTVENIEGGVCLFLNGAFGDINPLTPRTRIDRVYDRSMGRFEDAVHMGRSIGGEAVKILNSVECRDDLTLSFAYRKVRLKLKSIPEITEEEIATLRAKLKEASGKETEEIKFKLLTAKSLKLIRTMFPYGFTDVEVQGFRIGSFIAVLLPGEVFVDLGLAIKSYSKADVTMVVGCSNDMLGYIPTEEAFEEGGYETNLPVCIVERDAGKKLVETACSVIDDLLSS, from the coding sequence ATGTTAGAGGCAGGCGCATCTAAAGTTAGAATCACTCCACCCATAGGAGTCCCAATGGATGGTTACGCGTCTAGAGATAAGCCGTCTCAGGGAGTCCACGACCATTTATACGCTAGATGTTTAACCATTAGCAACGGGGAACATAATTTAGCGCTAGTCTCCATGGATCTTCTTTATGCAACTAGAAATTTAACTGAAAAAGTTAGGGAAGTAATATCGAAAGAAATTAGCTTTCCAAAGGAGTCTGTAGTAGTTACGGCGGTTCACAACCATTCAGGTCCATCGATAGTAGGTTTTCACACAGCATCACAATACCTCTTTCTTGAGGAATACCTTAATCTTCTACCCGGCCTAGTATCCTCCGGTGTTATTAGAGCTTTCAATTCTAGGAGAAAGGCTAAAGCTGGCTACGGGAAGGGTGAAGTTAAAGGGTGGACGATCAATAGGAGAAGACCCATCACGGGCACGCGGGATGAGCATCTTGCAGCCCTTAGATTTGAGGATTATGAGGGTAGACTTATATCCGCCCTAGTAAACTATACCTGTCACGCAGTTGTTTTAGGCGCGAACAACTTCATGATCTCTGGTGATTATCCGGGCTACGTCTCTAGAACTGTCGAAAACATTGAGGGCGGCGTATGTCTGTTCCTTAATGGAGCGTTTGGAGATATAAACCCTCTAACTCCTAGAACAAGAATTGATAGGGTTTATGATAGAAGCATGGGGCGCTTTGAAGACGCTGTTCATATGGGTAGATCTATAGGTGGAGAAGCCGTAAAAATCCTGAATTCCGTTGAATGTCGAGACGATTTAACATTATCTTTCGCTTACAGGAAAGTTCGACTTAAACTTAAGTCCATTCCTGAGATTACTGAAGAAGAGATAGCTACGCTTAGAGCCAAGCTTAAAGAAGCAAGTGGCAAAGAAACTGAGGAAATTAAGTTTAAATTATTGACGGCTAAGTCCCTTAAGCTTATCCGCACCATGTTTCCATACGGCTTTACCGACGTAGAGGTCCAAGGGTTTAGGATTGGAAGTTTTATAGCGGTTTTATTGCCGGGTGAAGTATTTGTAGATCTAGGTCTAGCGATTAAATCTTATTCTAAAGCTGATGTAACTATGGTTGTCGGATGCTCTAACGACATGCTCGGATATATACCAACAGAGGAGGCCTTTGAAGAAGGAGGATATGAGACAAACCTTCCTGTATGTATTGTTGAGCGGGATGCTGGTAAAAAACTCGTAGAGACGGCATGCAGTGTTATAGATGATCTTCTTTCTTCCTAG